Below is a genomic region from Augochlora pura isolate Apur16 chromosome 2, APUR_v2.2.1, whole genome shotgun sequence.
attataataacaatgatagtAAAATGATTGCAGTGGTAATTAAACTGATCAGTTTTTTAAACCATtcatgataatatttataaatagacaGTTTAGTGCTCAATTACTCAGAGCGGGAATCCCTGCTTTCATGAATGCGTCGCtcaaggaaaagaaaagaagctAAAAAAGCGTTTGCAGCCTTGGATCAGTACAAGGTTTAATTATGACGTTGTATCAGCGAGCGATGCCTCTGCGCATCATCATCTACACAATACAATAGATACCTACATGTATGATGAGTGTGGaaagtgataaaaattatatcctagtgtccgaaatatttcgaaaacgtgccacaaaattatatttatccatAGCCAAGTAATGAATAGCAtgcaattactttttattaactgttaattattttttatcaatgaTTAATTGTCAATTACTCATTAGAAATGAACAAAAGTGTgtcagaaaaaaaatttcaattcattcAGTATTAAAAAACTTGCTTGCGAATTGTGTTTCATCTCTCGACAGGACGCTGTATCTCAGACGATAGGTCTCATTAGTATCAGTTTCTAGATTTAAGATATTTCGCAATCTCTAATCTCCGCATAAAGGCGTAAACAAAACTGGATGTTGCATAAAACATTATCGAACATatctgaaagaaataataacacGGGATCTTTTCCTTAGACGAGGACGGAATCAGTTTGGTTGCCTATCACGTGAAATTCAACGACGATTTCTACAGTCTCGAAGCAGGGGCCATCGCCGTTGACATCATCAAGCCGAGAAATGGCCGCTGGGTTTACCAGGACCGCAGCACCAGGCTGAAAGTTggagatattatttatatgtggGTGCACGTGGTGTACAATGGTCTGGGTTATAATCTGCTCGACCAACAGCACGAAGTTACAGgttcgatttcttttaaaaatggcAAACCATTTGCAGAAAGCATCGCGAAAGACATAAGTGATATAGTaactataaaatcaattatttttccaattaaattttcttcgattctgATTTCTAGAAAAATAGTATACTAAAAAGCAAGCTACAAATCATTTCTTCAAAGAATAAACTTTAGAGCCTTGAACCTTTGTATTTATCGAGCAgcaaatgattattaatacgttccagatattataaattattccaaataattcataaatggcGCTGCTGAtctataaaaacgaaacgatgTGTTTTTAGAATTCTACAATGCCAATGGAACAATAGCCGGTCCTCCACATCGCGGCGACGGCTCGTGCAAACAAACCTCCGATACAAAAGTATACACACGTGACCAAGCAACCCAGAAATTAACACGCAACAATGTCTGCGCGGGTCAATTAATCTTCGAGGAGAACTTCGATAGGCTCGACACGAATCGTTGGAAGATTGTCGAACGTTTCTCGACAGCTCCGGTAAGTAAGAGCGACGCATGGTAACCGGTTTCCGAAGACATTGTTTGCACTCTTTTATATAACCTGACATTGTTTGcagttctttttattaaaaaaacgaaacatATGTTTTAGAACTTCGAGTTCGTCGTGTACAAGAACGATGAAGAGAACGTTCACGTTCGAGATGGTAATTTGTACATTAAACCGACTCTCGTTAAACAGAAATACGGCTTGACGTTCGTGCAAGAGGGGACTCTGCGACTGGATAAGTAAAATCGCTTTGTTGTTAGTGTGATAATAGTTATTTTTGTTAGTCGACTGCAGTGTTTTCTCGATGTTTTAGATGTACGGCGGAGATTGATAGCTCGGATTGCTCACGAGTCGCACGTGGCTGGAGCATTTTGCCGCCTGTAATTTCAGGACGGGTGAATAGCAAACcatctttcaattttctgtatGGAAAGGTTCAGGTACGCGCTAAATTGCCCAGCGGCGATTGGATATATCCAGGTATGGTAATATAGTAtcctatatattatataatattatatcctatattatgtattattatatcctagattatatatacattatgtatatatatatattatcctCGTTCACTCCGTTGTCTCCTATTTCGTTGCAGTGATCACTCTGGAGAACGGTGCATCGTCGAACGGTACGTCTTTCTGCAGCTTCGTGATCGCTCAATCGTTCGGCAATCCATTACTCGTGACAACCGAGGGGAAAGACATAGGCAGTAAATTACTTCAAGGCGGCGCATATTTAACTGTTCTGGAAAATTATAATCTGCAAGACAACCGATTGAACCTGCCGACAAAGGTATCGGGCTCGTCGTGGTCCGACGATTATCACGTGTACGAGATTGAATGGAAACGCGAGCGTGTCATTCTTAGAGTAGACGGTGCAGACTATGGGGAACAGCAAGTCCCATCGATGTTCGACGTtccggtaatttttatttctttaactttGTTGAAACATGGTTAATACtaacattttaataagattaattatttttaatattacacagAATAGGCTTACATAGAATGCTAGATTATAAACTAAGATATTAATTAAGATCATTcttaaagtttattaattattaatcagttGTATTATAGAatgttgttaatttattataggttTACATCAACTTGGGTGTGGGGGTTGGAGGATTCAGCCTTTTCCCCGACGGATGCAGAAGCGGCAGCTATCTGAAACCATGGAGAAACAAAGCCGTGAAGGTactcgaaattgtttttactattaaattaacatgTAGAATGTTATCTAATGATTTCCATTACAGGTGTTATATGACTTCTACACGAGTGACCATCTGTGGCTGGCAAATTGGGGACAAGTAGACAAAGGCTTGTCGATAGACTATATTAAAGTATACGCACTGTAGCCATTGTTCTCCGGTTCATAAAGTATATAAGACTGCATTCTCATtttgcagaaataaaaaaaacgcattgtagaattatagaatattattatgctaATCTCGATGGGATTCGCTAGCTGTAATTCCTATACCCGATTCTTACTAACGAAGTTTAAGCTCCTATGCTCGATTCTTACTAACGAAGTTTAATTTCCTATAGTCGATTCTTACTAACGAAGTTTAAGCTCCTATACTCGATTCTGACTAACGAAGTTTAATTTCCTATGGTCGATTCTTACTAACACAATTTAAGTTCCTATGCTCGACTCTTACTGAGAGCATGTATACTCCATTTATATATACGACTTTTGATAAGGAGCTCAACTGTTTATATTCTTACTAAAAATTCTTACTTAAAAGAAAGTCACATATAGAAGATCACTTACCCATTGATGTGAATCGTTCAGCAGCTTAAGCGTGTTCCCACGGATGGCAGCACTATGGAGTAcgaacgaataattaataatgagtaataataaatttgatatgtCTTTTAAGTTCGATTCATTTATATCTGATACGTAGGCTATAGTTGCAACTTTTATCTTcgattaaattcattattaatatcataaaacagattataaaatgaaaaccgaACAGACAGCAGGTTCCATTTACGTAAGGGTAGTTTTCGCCTAAATCTAATTAATTCACGCATTAAGAAACATACTCTGTTTATATGTGTTGTAATATTACCATCAACTcttactaaaaattgttagaattgACTAGTTCCTTGACTAGAGACAAGGAATTTAGACTAGATTCGATCTAATAACTATTACTTCACTATTATTCTTAGTTTGTCGCTGGCGTAATGAAAGAGGCGCGCGTGCACGTCGAATAATTCTGCAGGACGGCGTCCCAAGCGAATTTGTGTAGGGAAAGAGGGTCGGATATCTGTTAAGTAACAACGTTTCACCGTGATTGAATGTAAAACGTCGTTTTACATTATTTGCCAAATTGCTCAACGGCCGTCGCACAGGGCCGTGTATCGCCAGCACCTGCCCCCCGAAGCAGATGTCGTGTTCAACGCGcggattttttatttatttccgccGCTTTAATGCCGTGATTGCTGCGGCGAGAAATGTAGGCCGGTGAAATTTTGCTCTgcttttctgaattttttttatcgagccGCGCACCCGGCGCGCACGTTCGATACGAGAAGCCTGTATTTAGCCCGGCTACTGTTCCCATCTTCCTGGGATAGAAATGAAGAGATCCCGCGGCTTGATTGAAGATTTTCATCTTCGCTAGAGGCTCAATTAACCTCGGATATCTCTCATAGCAGAAGCAGATATCATGTTTCGttgcagaatttattttacttatatccTGGCAAGTCTGAGCACGATTACGTGTTACGTGCGTGTAGCAGTCTGTTTAACGTTAACAAGATAATACGCAAGCTGTGAATTATTGTTCATGGAATTACCAACACCAtaggattaattttttattccaattatattataattataattttacaattatcggAACGCTTAAAcgccatttttaatattgttcaacGAGTCTATCAAAACAGTGCAACAGTGTCAaaacaattcaaattattattattaatatcttaactCTATAAACAGTGTTATAAAAATCCTAAATAATTTGCTCgatgagaaatgaaatttttctcgcgTTCAAGCAATTCGATTTTAGGAGATTtgttaaaaaactattatcgaCATCtaataactattaatttaGCGAAATTATAGCTAACGATTACCTGCTATTTTACGTGATTAATAAGATTTGCTGTTGCAtcgtttcgaagaaatttcgaAACCGCACGCACGCCTTTTGAAAGCAGCGCCGCCGCGATAAATACCATCGGacattgatattaattaattgcaacacGGTGTGATTTTTCTGGACGAACGCCGATCACtggaaaagaaagaaggagCACGCCGAGGCTAGATCTGATAAATAGGGGCCAGATTGAAATCTGATGCCCGCGAACCGGAGCAAACTATGTAGGAAATCGTGTGCTGCTCGGCTACCGGTTAGCAAACGGTCATTCGATTTCCTGTGTCGAATGCAAAATcgacgaatattttcataattatagcAGTATTCTTTACCGCGAAAAATTAccgtatattataattaccatattttaaaaatattctgctcTACAATTTTACGATTAACCCGCGTATTTTTATATCCGTCCGCTTTCGCAAAGGATTCTCACGGTCGCACAATTATACGGTgaatacgaaaaaaaaaatcgcggcgTTTATTATCTTTACGTAAACAGTCGAAACTGGTCACCATAATCGGAATCCCATATTTCCGCCAAGTCCCGGCGCGAAATTCCCGcgttttcatgaatttctgtTCATTTCGAGGATCGCGCCGCGTGAAAGTGCGCCTCCGCCGGTGCAAGCAacagcattttttttttctttcgccggaCAAAACGGGGGACGCGCATAATGTGtttgatatatgtatagcGGCGGTAACGAGGGGAGGCAGCACcgaattttcatataaattcagaattttaCAAGCTAATTTAAAAAGATCGCGTTGCACTGGCGAAAAGTGCCTTACACTtgtacctttgttatttatataattttcaatgaatatagaaaaattccagtcactgtttcattcttaATTTCGTCTTTAATACACTATTTTTTAacttatgtaaatattgcttttggTTTGATTTTCCCGAGCCTTTTTTCCAAACCCTAATAAAACCGCGAAATTCGGCTTTCTCGGC
It encodes:
- the B-gluc1 gene encoding beta-1,3-glucan recognition protein 1; the protein is MRVHISQFIVVLSIFLFDRICGQYVPPTPTVEPLAPSGLRISIPHEDGISLVAYHVKFNDDFYSLEAGAIAVDIIKPRNGRWVYQDRSTRLKVGDIIYMWVHVVYNGLGYNLLDQQHEVTEFYNANGTIAGPPHRGDGSCKQTSDTKVYTRDQATQKLTRNNVCAGQLIFEENFDRLDTNRWKIVERFSTAPNFEFVVYKNDEENVHVRDGNLYIKPTLVKQKYGLTFVQEGTLRLDKCTAEIDSSDCSRVARGWSILPPVISGRVNSKPSFNFLYGKVQVRAKLPSGDWIYPVITLENGASSNGTSFCSFVIAQSFGNPLLVTTEGKDIGSKLLQGGAYLTVLENYNLQDNRLNLPTKVSGSSWSDDYHVYEIEWKRERVILRVDGADYGEQQVPSMFDVPVYINLGVGVGGFSLFPDGCRSGSYLKPWRNKAVKVLYDFYTSDHLWLANWGQVDKGLSIDYIKVYAL